A single Anopheles funestus chromosome 2RL, idAnoFuneDA-416_04, whole genome shotgun sequence DNA region contains:
- the LOC125765785 gene encoding protein asunder, which produces MNEINHKTVFVLDHTPYFGISCESPIDCDFIKSKVPVPPISKSLWTCAVEASVEYCRIAYDLFPVGKLIRFVVSDTAAHIVNTWNTGTQTLTHILNAMTMVGVPPRQTQASDYSVIHGLRAAIEALAEPTEFQKEQLLAHAKSDNAKLLNRGRVICITSARDDASMKSLEDIFRTVLVQQNTIAGHKDYISIDQCHLVIINLYPANMESMVSNRALIEISPILMSEIHSNKANNISNKLTNLILPHFDLASTTVTGIPMKEEQNASSSANYDVEIFHGRTAHSVFLGTELVLPHSLKDGSDYETVTLKWCTPRSCGSSEMQPCLAQCRVTPVDVTSRPSSCLINFLLSGRSVLLEMPKKSGGKITSHLLSAHGGEIFIHSLNTARSCLEDPPSISEGGGGRVTDYRIKDFGVLMQQHRLIPLKPMPERQPDENLQKMRTKLSRNSRYWPLTLGRTVLYNVRHFMEPLLLLTPKPELTEDEKMMCLKSIYNLSQLEERQESLVLPNMGHRLKGNKKEEQYRLLWSELETIVNCNGSSPNHKAIVSCIRECRRMYPNADGSDPYDKSHGTEGTVPDAHRASVIRATTDSPMSPPHSMSGSSSGAGGSGSSSVAGAVTADSSSSTGAIALGASNTTVGGVVSLLGGTRGGAVGGSKKSFSSGGRSLFDALASTERAISQKRIDFSGRLCTPTGQIAKLYSHIGSKDSETTAQGRPADVK; this is translated from the coding sequence ATGAACGAAATCAATCACAAAACCGTTTTCGTGTTAGACCACACGCCATACTTTGGTATATCATGCGAAAGTCCAATTGATTGTGATTTTATCAAAAGCAAAGTACCGGTACCACCAATCAGCAAGAGCTTGTGGACGTGTGCGGTCGAAGCTTCCGTAGAGTACTGCCGGATTGCGTACGATCTGTTTCCCGTCGGGAAATTGATACGCTTCGTAGTAAGTGACACAGCCGCACACATCGTGAACACATGGAACACGGGGACACAAACATTAACGCACATATTGAACGCAATGACGATGGTTGGTGTACCGCCGCGCCAAACGCAAGCGTCGGATTACTCGGTGATACACGGTTTGCGGGCGGCTATCGAGGCACTGGCAGAACCGACCGAATTTCAAAAGGAACAATTACTCGCCCATGCAAAGAGCGACAATGCTAAGCTGTTGAATCGGGGTCGTGTGATTTGCATAACGTCTGCTCGAGATGATGCCAGCATGAAGAGTTTGGAGGACATTTTCCGCACGGTGCTGGTACAGCAAAATACGATAGCCGGGCACAAGGATTACATCAGCATTGACCAGTGTCATCTCGTCATCATCAACCTTTATCCTGCCAATATGGAATCGATGGTTTCGAACAGAGCGCTGATCGAAATATCGCCTATACTGATGTCGGAGATACACTCGAACAAAGCgaacaacatttcaaacaagCTGACTAATCTCATTCTGCCTCACTTTGATCTAGCAAGCACAACGGTTACCGGGATACCGATGAAGGAAGAACAAAATGCCAGCTCCAGTGCTAATTACGATGTGGAGATTTTTCACGGACGCACAGCCCACTCAGTGTTTCTCGGTACGGAGCTGGTACTTCCGCACAGCTTGAAGGACGGTTCGGACTATGAAACGGTCACATTGAAATGGTGCACACCGCGTAGCTGTGGCTCTTCGGAAATGCAACCCTGTTTGGCACAGTGCCGTGTCACACCGGTTGATGTTACCTCCCGACCAAGCTCTTGTTTGATCAACTTCTTGTTAAGTGGCCGCTCGGTGTTGCTGGAAATGCCGAAGAAATCGGGCGGCAAAATTACGAGCCATCTGTTGTCCGCTCACGGAGGAGAAATCTTCATTCACTCACTCAACACCGCCCGCAGCTGTTTGGAAGATCCGCCCTCCATATCGGAAGGTGGTGGTGGCCGTGTGACGGACTATCGTATAAAGGATTTTGGAGTGCTTATGCAGCAACATCGCTTAATCCCACTGAAACCAATGCCCGAGCGGCAACCGGACGAAAATTTGCAGAAGATGAGAACAAAGTTGTCAAGAAATTCGCGCTACTGGCCACTGACGCTCGGCCGTACGGTGCTGTACAATGTGCGGCACTTTATGGAACCATTGTTACTGCTCACGCCAAAACCGGAACTGACCGAGGATGAGAAAATGATGTGCCTAAAGTCAATTTACAATCTGTCGCAGCTGGAAGAACGGCAAGAATCGCTTGTCCTACCTAACATGGGCCACCGTttgaagggaaacaaaaaggaagaacagTATAGACTGCTCTGGTCGGAGCTGGAAACGATCGTCAACTGTAATGGATCGTCGCCCAACCATAAGGCCATCGTAAGCTGCATTCGTGAATGTCGCCGTATGTATCCGAATGCGGATGGTAGCGATCCGTATGACAAATCGCACGGTACCGAGGGTACTGTGCCGGATGCGCACCGTGCCAGTGTGATTAGGGCCACAACCGACTCACCAATGTCTCCGCCACATTCAATGAGTGGCAGCAGTAGCGGTGCGGGTGGTAGTGGTAGCAGCAGTGTTGCTGGAGCTGTAACTGCCGATTCTTCCTCTTCCACGGGTGCCATTGCTCTAGGCGCGAGCAATACAACCGTCGGTGGTGTAGTTAGTTTGCTTGGCGGAACACGGGGAGGAGCGGTGGGAGGCAGCAAGAAAAGCTTCAGTTCCGGTGGACGTTCGTTGTTTGACGCGTTGGCTAGTACGGAACGGGCGATCAGTCAAAAGCGTATCGATTTCAGCGGACGCCTTTGCACGCCAACGGGGCAGATCGCGAAACTGTATTCTCATATAGGCTCGAAGGATTCGGAAACCACCGCACAAGGTAGACCGGCGGATGTAAAGTAA
- the LOC125765844 gene encoding histidine--tRNA ligase, cytoplasmic-like, translating to MMQFYLQNIILRYTSIGKQLTTFVLRKTVQMEKNLSNSTSISKGCNMEMEKCAASSTADGDAPSTMSNRNVLLKTPKGTRDHGPKAMAIRQRLLNQIIGVFRKHGAETIDTPVFELKAVLTGKYGENAKLIYDLKDQGGELLALRYDLTVPFARYVSMSNISTIKRYHIAKVYRRDNPQMMRGRYREFYQCDFDIAGPYDPMLSDAECVKVVCEILHEVDVGEFIVKLNHRKLLDGIFQLCGVPMEKFRNVCSSIDKLDKTP from the coding sequence ATGATGCAATTTTATCTGCAAAACATCATTCTTCGATATACGTCGATCGGTAAACAATTAACTACTTTTGTGCTGAGAAAAACAGTGCAGATGGAGAAAAATCTTTCCAACTCAACAAGTATTTCCAAAGGGTGCaatatggaaatggaaaaatgtgCAGCGAGTTCAACAGCGGACGGAGATGCACCATCCACCATGAGCAATCGGAACGTGTTGCTGAAAACACCGAAGGGTACGCGAGACCACGGTCCAAAAGCGATGGCTATTCGACAACGATTACTGAACCAGATAATTGGTGTATTCCGAAAACATGGTGCCGAAACGATTGATACTCCTGTCTTCGAGCTAAAAGCGGTGCTTACGGGCAAGTACGGTGAGAATGCGAAGCTAATCTACGATCTAAAAGATCAGGGCGGAGAGCTGCTCGCCTTGCGGTACGATCTAACCGTTCCATTTGCTCGGTACGTCAGTATGAGTAACATTTCCACCATCAAACGGTACCACATCGCGAAGGTTTATCGGCGGGATAATCCGCAGATGATGCGTGGTCGCTACAGGGAATTCTACCAGTGTGACTTTGACATCGCCGGCCCGTACGATCCGATGCTATCAGATGCCGAATGTGTCAAGGTTGTGTGCGAAATCCTGCACGAAGTCGATGTCGGAGAGTTTATAGTCAAACTAAACCACCGGAAACTATTGGACGGAATATTTCAGTTGTGTGGAGTACCGATGGAAAAGTTCCGTAATGTGTGCTCTTCTATCGACAAGCTCGACAAGACACCGTAG
- the LOC125765786 gene encoding intraflagellar transport protein 81 homolog: protein MTEGLKLIVIELNKLLETDYNLITFDSLSPESLLQVLVDVFHAFGAIDRLDVRENDPEETNALVMEALRKVQYRPAEDIDDPGAFRRGMVRGEKKLIHPILRWMFENRERVKKAAYLAKFLIPLDLPPEAMSMPELGSLWAQYLETMNDFKDAHRAYEQSMHEGTQTRELRNDISAIETEIENVKKRIERTQARLDKVPQQELLLEAANSLRIEKERQKELLQQIDEQKQGLNRATMVHERLQKDLHNAKMSVQGATPQNLMESIIEETQVLEFMVQQKLPQELHQRRSEVQTLQEVIDEPNITRGDLQEWQQRVDEMNREIQRLVEVRLAEYSTQNDTLGPFRQQAAMVARNKEAAAEQLDQMTKELREVERQLQDRQRQLQETVGEVILRGEDLKQFVSTLRAKSNVYKQQRAELAAVKAEVNDLTQTLENLKSQDPSLSTALSQMTDDEVSSLGPNAAFDGGDDGDVGDRRTESPITGRGMTELARLVDGLQRAVGAARERVTPLSQQLRPLRERVIELKDEMDSKKQTYDALIATLNAESATMQSKITETERAIRKLEQEWQELQMEHERSQLLLEKANEEMSTDGNGERVSLKETLSQQILEQETTLKRLTEEKALLLASKNDRAQQLEMWTDLRKLFEVKIRCLHERKQRGPGGTLSVSRGGAETFTLQ from the exons ATGACGGAAGGTTTAAAGTTAATTGTCATCGAGCTGAACAAGCTGCTCGAGACGGATTACAATCTGATAACTTTTGACTCGCTGTCGCCGGAATCGTTGCTGCAGGTGTTGGTGGATGTGTTTCACGCGTTCGGTGCCATCGACAGGTTGGACGTGCGGGAGAACGATCCGGAGGAAACGAATGCGCTCGTGATGGAGGCACTGCGGAAGGTACAGTACCGTCCAGCGGAGGACATTGACGATCCGGGTGCATTCCGACGTGGAATGGTGCGGGGCGAGAAGAAGCTCATCCATCCGATCCTTCGCTGGATGTTTGAGAACCGTGAGAGGGTTAAGAAGGCCGCATATTTGGCTAA ATTCTTGATTCCGCTGGACCTGCCGCCGGAGGCGATGTCGATGCCGGAACTGGGCAGTCTTTGGGCACAATATCTGGAGACGATGAACGACTTCAAGGATGCCCACCGGGCGTACGAGCAATCGATGCACGAGGGTACGCAAACGCGCGAACTTCGCAACGACATTAGCGCGATCGAGACGGAGATTGAAAACGTGAAAAAACGTATCGAGCGCACACAGGCCCGATTAGATAAGGTGCCCCAGCAAGAGCTGCTACTGGAGGCGGCCAACAGTTTGCGCATTGAGAAGGAACGCCAGAAGGAGCTGCTGCAGCAGATCGACGAGCAAAAGCAGGGCCTAAATCGTGCGACCATGGTACATGAGCGTCTGCAGAAAGATCTGCACAATGCGAAGATGTCCGTACAGGGCGCAACTCCGCAGAATCTAATGGAAAGCATCATAGAGGAAACACAGGTGTTGGAGTTTATGGTGCAGCAAAAGTTACCCCAGGAATTGCACCAGCGCCGCTCCGAGGTGCAAACGCTCCAGGAGGTGATCGACGAACCGAACATAACGCGTGGTGATCTGCAGGAGTGGCAGCAACGAGTAGATGAGATGAATCGGGAAATTCAACGCCTAGTTGAGGTACGGCTCGCTGAATACAGCACCCAGAACGATACTCTCGGTCCGTTCCGGCAGCAGGCAGCAATGGTGGCACGGAACAAGGAAGCCGCCGCCGAACAGCTCGATCAGATGACGAAAGAGCTGCGCGAAGTTGAGCGCCAGCTACAGGACAGACAACGGCAGCTGCAGGAAACGGTTGGGGAAGTGATACTGCGTGGCGAAGATTTGAAACAGTTCGTCAGTACGCTGCGCGCCAAAAGCAACGTTTACAAGCAGCAGCGAGCGGAACTGGCCGCAGTCAAGGCGGAAGTTAACGATTTAACGCAAACGCTCGAGAACTTAAAATCACAGGATCCGTCCCTATCGACAGCACTGTCACAGATGACGGACGATGAGGTGTCCTCGCTTGGGCCGAACGCAGCGTTCGATGGTGGCGACGATGGAGATGTTGGCGATCGTCGCACGGAATCGCCCATTACCGGGCGGGGCATGACGGAGTTGGCGCGGCTTGTCGATGGCCTTCAAAGGGCAGTCGGGGCCGCCCGTGAACGCGTCACGCCACTTTCGCAGCAGCTACGACCACTGCGGGAACGTGTCATCGAGCTGAAAGACGAAATGGACTCCAAAAAGCAG ACTTACGATGCACTGATCGCTACTCTGAATGCTGAATCAGCCACGATGCAGTCGAAGATCACCGAAACGGAGCGTGCCATTCGCAAGCTCGAACAAGAATGGCAAGAGCTGCAAATGGAGCACGAACGTTCCCAGCTACTGCTGGAGAAGGCCAACGAAGAAATGTCCACTGACGGAAATGGAGAACGAGTATCACTAAAGGAAACACTGTCGCAACAGATTCTCGAACAGGAAACAACGTTAAAACGGCTGACGGAGGAAAAAGCACTGCTTCTTGCGAGCAAAAACGATCGAGCGCAGCAACTGGAAATGTGGACCGATTTGAGAAAATTGTTCGAAGTGAAAATTCGCTGTCTGCACGAAAGAAAGCAACGTGGTCCGGGCGGTACACTTTCCGTCAGCCGTGGTGGAGCTGAAACGTTTACTTTgcagtga
- the LOC125765830 gene encoding PBAN-type neuropeptides — MFRFSFFFHLICLYLAIKSALSVEMDSNDQKYADLRTTSGREVQDGGAPEPDVLRRDDTAEGLNKRAAAMWFGPRLGKRTIATDLHDDLVEEFDSEPLGYAGEPPQKLASELVQGSPYMVLLLTTKPRKPQPVFYHTTSPRLGRRDSVGENHQRPPFAPRLGRNLPFSPRLGRAYNGGYPLPFQFVY, encoded by the exons ATGTttaggttttccttttttttccatctcatCTGCCTATATCTGGCTATCAAAAGTGCACTGAGTGTGGAAATGGATTCAAAT GATCAAAAGTACGCGGACCTGCGGACGACATCGGGGCGTGAGGTGCAGGATGGAGGCGCACCAGAACCGGATGTACTTAGACGGGATGATACGGCCGAAGGGCTCAACAAAAGGGCTGCCGCCATGTGGTTTGGCCCGCGGCTCGGCAAACGTACCATTGCGACGGATTTACACGACGATCTGGTGGAGGAATTCGACAGTGAACCGTTGGGTTATGCGGGTGAACCACCGCAAAAGTTGGCCTCCGAGCTTGTCCAGGGATCACCCTACATGGTGCTATTACTCACAACAAAACCAC GAAAACCACAGCCAGTATTCTACCACACAACATCACCGCGCCTCGGTCGACGGGATTCGGTCGGAGAGAATCATCAACGGCCACCGTTTGCACCACGGCTTGGCCGAAATCTGCCCTTCTCACCACGCTTAGGACGTGCGTACAACGGTGGATATCCGCTACCATTCCAGTTTGTGTACTGA